Proteins encoded within one genomic window of Chrysemys picta bellii isolate R12L10 chromosome 6, ASM1138683v2, whole genome shotgun sequence:
- the LOC135972312 gene encoding fibrinogen-like protein 1-like protein, giving the protein MGFQSISLVLLSALSMMALLCVVPVQGNGALAHKKVERGFPKDCSNIPRDSPSGVHVIQTAGSPPRVVWCVMDTEGKGWTVVQRNSYNTKITWKESWSTYKYGFGNVQQDYWPGNEYLSLLTRQNTYKVRFVVEDKSNNTRYAEYDIFSVEDEPSGYPLRLGRYSEDGEDYLTTYHSGLGGIHDNMKFSTTDKDQDQASGNCASSYGGWWYDKCQNVLLNGKGYIYWAGFCKSGECKSSLILVKPTDVCWIRQEEPILLGSRHR; this is encoded by the exons atgg ggttccagtccatcTCTCTTGTGCTTCTGTCTGCACTGTCCATGATGGCGCTCCTTTGCGTAGtccccgtgcagggcaacggcgccctggcccacaagaaggtcgagaggg ggttccccaaagactgcagcaacattcccagggacagccccagcggggtccatgtcatccagacggcaggctctccccctcgagtggtgtggtgtgtcatggacaccgaaggcaaaggctggaccgttgtccagagaaattcttacaacacaaagatcacctggaaggagtcctggagcacctacaagtacggctttgggaacgtgcagcaggattactggccgggcaacgagtacctgtccctgctcacgcggcagaacacctacaaggtccgctttgtggtggaggacaaatccaacaacacccgctacgcagagtacgacatcttcagtgtcgaggatgagcccagcgggtacccgctgaggctgggcaggtactctgaggatggcgaggactatctcaccacctaccactccggcctggggggcatacacgacaacatgaagttcagcacgactgacaaggatcaggaccaggccagtgggaattgcgcaagtagctatggaggctggtggtacgacaagtgtcagaacgtcctgctcaatgggaaaggctacatctactgggcagggttctgtaagagtggggagtgcaagtcttccctcatcctggttaagccaacagacgtgtgctggatccggcaggaggagcccatcctccttgggagccggcACCGCtga